Genomic DNA from Melopsittacus undulatus isolate bMelUnd1 chromosome 2, bMelUnd1.mat.Z, whole genome shotgun sequence:
AAGTATAGTTCCAGAATTAAAATACTGGTTTGTGCTTGAAAAGGGGaatggtgtttcttttttttttttttaactttttactGTCCAAACATATGTTTTTATCTCTGTCTAGGTATTTGATGTGATTTTTTATAATATCAGGTCTTGGAAGCAACACTACTGTCAGCCCTGAAGATGCTGGATGTTGGGAAATGGCcaattttttctctctgttctcaAGAAGAGCTCAAGTTAATTCGTCAAGCCTGTGTATTTGGCAGTGCTGGTAATGAGGTGTTGTATGCAACTGAAAATGATGAGGTAATTCTCCAAGAGTATATATGAACGTGACATGCTTATCATTTATGCATAAAGTTACTCTGAAAGCCAGTACTATGATAGTATAACTGGAAAAAGTTGCATGCTACAATGTCTGATTGCTAGCAAAACATTTCCAGTTCAAATTAATGGCTTCCTACCACAACCAGAGGATAAAGAGAAGATGAAGTCAGACATTCTTGAAGGTGCATAGTGACAAGATGAGAGGCAGTGGAAAAAAGAATTTACCACGTGAGTGATTAAATTCTGGCAGGGTTGTGAGATCTTTCCTTGGAGACTTGGAGACTTGGCCTTGGTCTTGAGTCATCTGATCTATTTAAACCTTTGTTGAGCAAGGAGTTGGACTACATGTCCTTTGGAAGACATCCTCCATTCCACCCTAAATTATCATTCTGTTATTCTTTTCTAACAGGTTTTTGTGCTTGGCATGAACTGCAGTGGGTGTTTGGGAACAGGTGACATGCAGAGCACTATTGAACCAAGGAGGTTAGATTCTCTATGTGGCAAAAAGATAGCCTGTCTGAGTTATGGAAGTGGCCCTCATGTAGTTCTTGCTACAGAAGGTAAAGTATGATCTgaatatatatttctgtatttcagatagTCCATTTTAATTAGTCCAGCAGATGAGGAAGGACTGTGCTGGTAAATAAGAGAGAGAAATGGGATAGACATTCCTGGCTGTCAAGTCCATCATATTTACATTGGTGAATGACATGTCAGCTAGCTCTGTTCATAGGTAGTTCTTTTCAAAAGTTTTTCAAGCTCTGCCTTGTTCTTTTTGCTAATTTTGGCAGTTTCCTTTACTTTGCAGTTAAGTTTGGAACTTCTGAttggttttaaaatgctttagtGGCTACATTATACCCGTATGTGCCAATGGTGTCCTTTAGCTAAAATGCATCTTTTCCCTCCTGTACCTACTTTTGGATGTGAGACCAGTTATGTTGCCTCTTAACCTTTTGTTTCATGTTGTCTCGTTGACGCTCTATTATCAACATCATACTAGTGGCCCTTCTGTTCATAATTGAGTACATTATTCTGAAACACAAATAACTGAGTTCCTAGTTATGTTCTGTTAGAGCCTGACTGATTATGTTAACATTTGTCTCTTTCTCTGTTAATGAGAAGAAATCTTTTTGAATAGTCTAGATTAGATGACCAAAACTAGGTGAGGGGAATTGTGTTGTACAGGTGTGACTATTATTTATATTCAATTACATTCCactattttttgcattttggatGCCTTTTATAGGTGTATCTGTATTCTTCTGAGCTTTCTTGCTGACAGATCTCACTGGCACATAGTCCTTACCCAGATGACGAAGTATTGCAAAAGAACACATCCAAAACTGATCCTTGATGACTTACTCATAACTCCATCTCACGAATAACTTCCATCCGGCCTCTTTTGACCTACCTTTCAGACAGCCATTACATATTTCATAATCCTTGTGTGAATTACTATCATCTCCAGTTTGCGTTGTATGTTTCTATGTGGCTGTTTCACCTGTTTACTGGAATTTGGATTCCCATGTCggtgaaaggaaaggaaggttttttgcttttgacaGGAAAAAGTAATTAGATTTAACCTGTTATTgcaaagaaatactgttttagTGAGCACATTTTGCCTTTGCAGTAGGGAGCCCTTCATAGGGATTAAGGAGTTTGGTGATCTTTTTAGAAATCTGATGGAGTTGTATGTCAAACCTAGCCCCTGCAATGACAGTATAATGTAGGTTTAGAAACTTATGATAATGATTGTGATGGACAAGATGAATGTAAGACAGCTATTCTTCAAGTCCTGCACCACTGTAACTAGAGGACActccatttaaaataaatggaagaaaggGAGTACGAAAAGTACTTAATGGATAATGGGCCAATATATGTACAAAAAAGAGAATCTAAAGTACCTGGCAATATCTGTACTCTAGTGATTATAAATGCTTGTGAAGTGCAAAAAGTGACAAGGATCATGTTTGCcttaaacagcagctttttctaCTGTTAGTTGGAGACAGAATTTTGCACTAGGTTGACCATCAGTCTAACAGACATTTCACACATTCTTAATTTTACTAGCATGTTTCTCAAAATACAGAACATAAATAGTATGTTTAAATAATAAGTAAACACTATTATGTGTATTAATAAGTAATAATAAGGGTTTTTTACAAGCATCCTCatgcatattttaaaggaaCGAAAGCTTGTTACTTGAATTTTCCGAAGTGAGAAAGTACAAGGGCAGACAAGAAATTCTGATTGCTTGTTGGttacaaagaaatggaaatagagACTCCTGACTGTCATTtatcattttctcttctctctgttctcttttctctgttctctcctTTGcactatttcctttcttttagtTATATGATTTCCTTTACTAAGATTCTGGTGATACTATCCTGTTAGATTTGTGGTGAACACTATGTGAAGGTAGTATTGATACGTCCTTGGGATTAAGAGCCCCAGAGggcatatacatacatatatatatatatacacatatatatacatacagttATATAGGCATATTGTTATTGAATTTCACTTATCAGTTTGTAATTTTATGTTGTGTACTCGttggaaaaacagattttaaaacatctttttacctttttattatAGAAGGAGAAGTGTATACATGGGGTCATAATGCTTATAGTCAGTTGGGCAATGGTACAACAAATCATGGTTTCATTCCATGTCAAGTCTCTACTAACTTGGTGAACAAGAAAGTCATTGAAGTTGCCTGTGGCTCTCATCATTCTATGGTGTTAACATCTGATGGAGAGGTGAGAATAGCTGGAAtaaatctctctttttctcttaatgAAATTCACATAtgtgagaaacaggaaaatattctgCACTTAGAGCATTAGACCTTGCTTCTTGTTACCCTCACAATGTTAATGCATTGCTAATGGAACATAAATGTTtgataaaaatagaaaacctgTTAGGGTCTAGCCGCTTTAAGTGCATGCAGAACATTTACTTTTATGCCACATCTGTTTGTAATAACAAATTATAATGTGTTTGTAGAGGGCAGCCGGTTCCTTTCTATGCTATACTAAGCTGTAAATGTTTAGTGGAGTTAAAGCTAGCATAAATATAAATCACATTTGTGTGAGGAGTGCTACCCACAAAAGTAAAGTTTTCTGTCATTTACTTTGAGGTGCCATTTGTGTCCAGTTAGCCGTTTTACTTTGGGTTCTGGAAAAATAGCAGCGAATTCTTCCCATATTATCTCCGTTGTCATGTTGCCTCTTACATATGGTTGGAGGAACAAAACagattatataaatattatgaGTGGTATATTTTTGATCGAAACAAGTAAATTGTAAACCTATGTATCTTCCTAGGTCTTTAAAAGAATACATCCACTTGAactcaaaatgcatttttttatgtatatatctTTTCTCTCTTGATTATGTACTTTGAACTGTTACATGGTAATCTATGACAATTTTCTTACAACAGGTATACACATGGGGTTATAATAACTCAGGCCAAGTTGGATCAGGTTCAACAGCTAATCAACCAATTCCTCGAAGAGTTACCAGCTGCCTACAAAACAAAATAGTAGTTAATATAGCTTGTGGACAAATGTGCTCTATGGCTGTGGTGGAAAATGGAGAGGTAAGAAATTTTAAGTGAACATTCTGACTGAATTTTGTATGATGTAATATCATGGAATTAGATCATTTCAGTAATGAACTACTACTCAAAAAAGAAGTGTACCTTTCCAGACTCTCTCAAATCTACCTCCTTATACTGCTTGTAAAAACCTCTGTCATAAATTATTCTGCACATTCTGACATAATTCAGCACACTTTCCTATCCATGCTGATTATGGTTTCTCATTTAGAAAGGAGGTAAAGTGGAACGGGGAAAATTGTTCACTGACATTTAATTTATAGCTTTTTTGGTATATGACATTACTCATAAAATTTAGCAGATATTACTTTGTGTCAGCTATCAAAGTTGGCTTTGAGATGAAGAATTCAAGTATcaaatttcaaatttaaaaacagtattGTGGAGGCTAGGAGACTTTTATAAATTTTGGGATTAAATCATATTGAATCTATGTGTACACTTAGCATTTCATGAtagcttcattttctcataTGAAAATAACTAAGTTTGCATCACTGATTCACTGATTTTAAGAGCTGGTATATTCTatcaaaaaaatgaaagtactGATTAATGTGTTATCCCACTGCTGCAttcatagaaaaataaattattttcaatacTAGAATCTTGAGTGTGAGAATAATCAGTGAatgctattttaattttcagtgctcATATATGCACAGTTTGTCTTCAACAAAACAGCGAGAATAAAAGTTCATTTCATACATTTGTTCTACAACCCGTTGAATTCCTCTCATGCATTTTATCCTCATTGCAAGGACACTAGGAGGGTTGTAGTGTTCTTATTGTTTTACTTTACATGAACTGAAGATTTTGGGCTGCCTACGTCCTCTCTAGCTCCTTCActcaaagcatttcagtttaCACCTAAATAGCTATTGACTGTTTGCAGTAGAACATATGTCACTGAAATTATCAGAGCTCAGTATTTTCGCTTTTTGTTATGTTCATCATAAAGCTAATAACAGCCAACTGAAACTGTTGTGCATAGCTCCCAGTTTATATGCAATTTAGGGtggtgtattttcttttagagGATTTTTGAATGAGAATTTAGCTCTTGGGAAAAGGGAAGTATTTGTGCTGAATTTGCTCTGGGAAACACCCATATGAATCACTTATTTTCTACTCTTCATATTAAAATATTGTAGTCTTACATAATCCAACTCTTAAAGAGCAACATGAATATGGAAATTTAGAATTTTAGATGAACATGCAGAtggtattttaaacagaaacagcatCCAAAATTTGTAGTGGAGAATAACATTGACAGTTGAAATCCCTGTCTCTGTTTTTAAGGTCTATGTCTGGGGTTACAATGGTAATGGCCAGCTTGGACTGGGCAGCAGTGGCAATCAGCCAACACCATGCCGAATAGCAGCTTTGCAAGACATTCGTGTACAGCGGGTATGTGTGTGACACTCCTTGTCAAACCGTTTAGGAGCAATTGAAAATATGCTAAGACGTGCTGTGTTTGAAGGAGATAGTCCTTTATCTCTTTGTTTGAAGCACTGTTTCTAAGAATAAAAACATGTATCTTAAAATGGAACTCTCAGTAGGGGAGAAACTGGGATCTTGTGGAGTTCAGTGGGAACTTTGCCATTATTCTCTGTGAGTTCAGGATATTACATACATAGGACTAGGCCATTAGaaaaggttttttcctttcctttttccatgcaaaaatttaaaaagcaaaactccTGTTATTTTAGTAAATAAGAAAGTCTTCATAGGCTGCCCCATTCTTAATTaaccccttcttttttttgagaTGATGTTGCAGTTTAGCATTTTGTCTTTCTGGCAGACTAAGTACCATTTTCAGAATTGTACTCCAGCCACAGTGACTAACTGGTGTTTGGAGTCTGAACAAATTGTCTCCAACTGCTTTTGGTCAACAGTTGGTATGATTTCTTGGTCAGTCTTGATCTTGGGTGGCTGTTACACTTATTTACAAAATATCTGGTGAGCACAAGGAGGGGGCAGTTTTGTGTGGCTCGCAGTcaggcaggagaggagcagaTAGGAAGACCCTGCCTGTTTTTACAGTGGTAAGCTATTCACCTTGGAGCAGTTGCCCACAGAGCAAGTTCGGTGCAAGGCAATCtgcctttttctgcatttctttcttcatacTGTTCATATTTGTCATTTAGCTTCCCTTCTATCTCAATTTCTAGCTATTCTTTTGGTGTGCTCTTGAGATCATCTGGCAGGGTTCCTCAttatacatttttcttcaaagtcaCCTCATCTACTTTGCTTCCCTTTTTAATAAACTTATCTGTATCTGTAGTTTTTGTAATTTTTACACTAGTATAGAATCAATTAATGATCAATTAATGATCAAATAATGCATAGCATGTATCTATCTGTATTAACTTACTGTTAcataaaaatgagatttttctttttgttattctttACAGGTTGCCTGTGGTTATGCACATACATTAGTGCTAACAGATGAAGGTCAGATTTATGCCTGGGGGGCCAACTCATATGGACAGTTAGGTACTGGGAACAAAAGTAACCAGGCTTACCCTACAACAGTTGCTGTGGATAAAGACAGGTAATACTTATAGTCTTGCAGTCAGATATCAGTTGGTATACTCTCAGAAGAGTTACAGAAAATTATGTcatttttgatgtattttttggaaaaaaaatgatctATCATGTTTTACAATAGTTCTTCTGCTAAATGTGAATGGAATTTTCACTGAAAGTGCTAGAGTCTGCCCCATAACCATCCTTGTGAAAGAGAAACTTAATGTTCTGAGACTGAATGTGTTATTTTCTGCTTCGGCTCGTACTGTACTGTATAGGCCTTAATTGCAGTTTCCCTTCAGTGATGTAGTTTCATTGTTTGAAGTCAGCAATAAAGGCTTTATTGTCTCTGcgtaaaaattgtattttaatatgCTACTTTTGACAAGAAGTGCACACATAAAAACTGAAGAGTGGACATCTGCAGTTAGTGTTATTTCTGCTATTAAATCTGGCTCATAACCCAAGATGGAGCAAAAGGGAGGAGCTCTTTCTTTGTATTGTTGCCTGAAAATCATGCTTAGATTTTTCcaagttaaatattttcctgtaagtCCTTGATGGCTAGTGGGGCAGTTATTTCTATTGCTGATGTAAAGCCATGCATACATGTGGTGAGAAATTTGAATCTGTTCCTTACTACTGAGGTCTTGATTTGACCTCATATTGTGAATAATAAGAAAAGTGAGATGTCCCTCTTAAACTTGTGTCAGTTATTGTAAGGAAGAAGCAACTCCTCTCTGGTGATGAGACATGGCCTGGGGTTGagcttttctttgtgtgttttgaacatatttcttcatgtgtttgtgctttgcttaaactgatttttttctagaCACTTCATGTGCAGTTAAGTTGTTACCACATTTCAATACATGTATGTATTGAAAGGTGCTGTGTgctgcctttcccttttttggCCAGAATATGCATTCCTGGTCTCAGTGAGGATATTACCTCACTAAAGCCTGCAAGATTTGTACATACAGTTTTAAACAAGTTGTTTCCCAGCCCCATGCAGCTGGGAAAACAAGTAAACAAGCAGTAGTTCAGACTGCAAACCAGTGGCTTGTGTGGGAGTTTTGAAATCCCAAATCAGCATTAGGATTAGTGAGATAGCCTAGCCTAGCTAAAATACACTTAGATTTCAGTGCTGTTTGGTTCtgattttaaattttcaaagtaaaagtCCATTAAACTTAAGTAATGATAATTGTATGAGTAATGacacttcagtattttaattcaaagtatgtttaggtttttgttttataactGTTTCCAATAAGCAAGCAGGAAAAcgttttttcattaattttcagtTATAGCCAAAATGCAAATacctgtttggtttttgttgttgtttttttttaaatgcctccTTTCCTTCATCTTCTCCAAGTACTCCTTCTCTGCAGCTTACTGCAACCATTCATCTCACTGCCCAGCACCACTGACGACATTTAGAGACTTAAAAATCATCATAGCTATGTCTGAGGGAGCCAAGAGGATCAGTAGTGCATATGCTGCAGCAGAcaatgctgctctgctgcaacaATGTCTCCTTACCCCTAAGGTGCTTTCCCACTTTCTCAGTGCACactatttgaaaaaatattgatggttgttttaattttgctatGCGCAGTTGGAAAACATTCTTGCAATTGGAAGTGCATGCGTGCttgcaaatgcattttgcacTAGAGAAAGACAGGAGGTGGTGAgtttcttcactgctttttgTTCTTACGAGAATgacttgcttttttaatttgtttgcttgtaAATTCAGAGTTATAGAGATTGCTGCCTGCCACTCTGCTCACACATCGGCTGCCAAGACCCAGAGTGGCCAAGTATACATGTGGGGCCAGTGCCGTGGGCAGTCTGTGATCCTTCCACACCTCACGCACTTCGCCTGCACTGATGAtgtgtttgcttgctttgctaCCCCGGCCGTTATGTGGCGTCTTCTATCAGTAGGTGAGCTTAAATATTTCTTGTTTCAACGTCTTCTAAACACAAACATTAGTGCATAAAGAACTTGCATGTATTTGAAGCTTAAAGTTAGTTTCTTGCAAAAATTTATACTGGGAAGCATAATTGTAATCATATATTACATATGTGTAAATGGTAATAAGGAATTGTAAAAACTATGAAGGCCTGATGGCAATGCTAATTGATTGTCTGTTTtattgatgtattttatttctctggggAAATACCTTGGGCTCGGGGAGTTTTTTTTGGTGTGCAGCCACTGAATGTTATTGTAAAATGGTCACAGGTGGAGAAGCTGAGCTTTAATTTGGAGACTTGAGGAGCTGTGCAGAATGTTTATGAACCCTTATGCTTTCTTTGATGCCCTTAAGTATACTACTGAGAATTGAGGGAGCCAAATTCCAGTGTTCAGAATTGGCCACAGGCACTTGAGAGTCTCATCACAAGTGTTCATGACATGGGCTTCTGAAGAGACAGGTTGCTGGATCTTAGATATTTGGCCAACATTAAAGTCTGTCTTTCTGGCCTTGGCTAGAAAGATGTAAGTATATAGCAATGTCTAACAGAGACCTCATTCTTCAGCTACAAATGCAGTTCCATATTGGTCGCTAATAAAGTAACTGGCTTAGGTGACCTAATCAAATATGAGACTTGGGGTTGTCTGTAGGTGTCATCTGGGAGCATACGCTAAAAGCTAAAATCCAGCAACTTGTTAATGTGTAATTTGAGCTGTACTGAGCCCATCGTGCTTCCTTTCCACTTCTCTGCTGCCTATGTAATTGCTATTGTGTTGCTGCATGCTTCTGTCTGACAATCATAGAACACTCTTTGCTCCCTTGGTGCTTTCTGGATGCCAAGGTAAGGAGGTTCTGTTAATAGTACTCTTATTTCAGGTTTGAGAGACTCAAGGATTAAATGGGGAATACTGTTCTCAGGAAAGTGCTTTGACAAAATTTCCAGTTTAGGGCACAGTCCAAAGACCCCCGTTTTCTCTAGGTGAAGCAGGTGTGCTTTCAGGGGTGGCTTGTTCAGAACTGTAGGAGACATGCTTAATTACTGGGGAAATTTTTAAGATTCCTAATATTCACCTAATACTAATTAGATGTAAATTGTGTTACTGCACTAAAATCCCAGGTAATGGGGTGGTTCATTCCATGAATTACGTGTTTGTCAGTTAAGTTTTACATAAAAGTATCTGTAGTACTTTCAGAGTTTTCTTCCATAGGAGATGATTATTTTATGAATGGGACATTATTAATAGGTACTTCTTCTTATGTACAGTAGCAGGGTTCTGGGGCTCTTCGTCGAATCATCTTCCATTTATTCTTGTacagttaaaatattaattcatgGTACTGGAAATTCTTCTCCacttttctcttgccttttcttctcagtttaGTGCAGAGAACATTGAGGAATTTTACAAAGGAGAGTGGAACAAAGTAAAAAGCATAAACTGcctctttttcattcttcacaGGGAAGACAACTGTTTGAGACTGAAAGTGTGTTAGGTTTTACAGTGCTCATTTCTGCAAATTCATCTTTTCTTATCTTCTTTTACCAATGataatttcagaaatgctgGTTTAGGTCAGCTAAAAGAGTCCTGATTGGGATTATATATGATTATTCCTGTAATTATCACCTTTGTGCTGAAGACTTCCAAGTAACCCATTTATTAATAAGCATGTTGCTCATTAATGCTCAGAGATATTCACTCTCTCTAATGCAATGTGGTTAAGACTATATCTGTAGCTATTTCCCAATGTATCTTTTACTGTGAGCAGTACACCCAGCCTCCTTGCACTCTTTCACACCTTGAGAGTCATTTTTGACTGTAGCAGCTCTTCACATTTTGGGGGGTTTGACATTGAATTCTTGGTCCCTCTGGAAATAATGTTGCGACATTGTGGCAACATGGTAGTAAAGCACAAGGTAAAATCTTACAGGAGGAAAAGAttgtcttatttttaaacaaagctaATTTCAGATGCACTTTCAAACCCACAATCTCATACATGCCAAATGGTCTGTCCAGCATCCCAGCACTAAAATGTGTATTCAGGTGACCTGTGGTGACACTGGGTAAAAGATGCTGTCAGTCAGCCCTTATCATGTgtccctgattttttttttttttttgttagatgactctgtgctggttttggataTGCCTTTTTACATGCTTTAGGAGCTGAGGATGACTGGTTTCTTCATCCTGTCCCACCTTGGTGACTTGTCAGGACTGACTCACTGTTGTTTGTCTCTGGATCTGCATGTGGTGAGAATCCTGAGGCAGCTGCATCTTAACATCTGCTGAAGTGGGTGCTATGGACATCTGCCATGCTTACAGCCCTTCTCCCTTGGTTGTATTCTGGTGGTACAACACCCATTTATTCCTTGTTTGTGGCAGTTCTAATGTTTCTAATGCATTTCTTAGCACTGACTATTAAGGAGCTTTCTTGGCTTTGTGCCTTGTCAGTGTGAATTGTctcttcatttccttcctttgatTCCCCCTTAGCTGCTGTAACAAATAAAAGCACCTGTTTTCCCTCCAAAAATTTCCTAACCAAACTCCACTATATTCAGTTTACCTCTGCTGGTTGCAGAAGTCATCATCTGGATATGTGTATTGGTGGACATATGAATTGTCAGTTAGCTTTGAAGAAGAGCTTCAGCTTTGCATTGGTTGTTAAAATTGTTACTTATTCAAATAGAAGATGTCTGAAGAAATAAACCATGCTGTACAAAATAAGAACTAACAAAGTATTTCAGAGTATTATTATAtcagaaggatttttttattatcattacaTTGGATACTCCCCAGTCCTTTTACCTGTCACCTGGTGCACTTTGATGATTATTGCCTGAATTGGGTAAACCTGAACATAAGTGACatcatttaaatgaaatgaaaagtaattgtgCTTAACAAAGGTTAACACTATCCaagtgttaatttttttctagaGCTTACAGTGAAGGTCTTTCCATTTCCAGTAGAATATTATTCTTTCTTCTAGCTTGGCAGGTTGTAGGACCTAGCATTTATGTAATTTTCTGTAGGGAACAGCTTACTACTGACCCACAAATAAACCAACGATGTGTATCTATATGGTAAGAaggcaaaatgttttctggGTTAAGAATGAGGTTTTGGGGTGGCTTATTTTTTAgtactgtgaaagaaaatagttCTCTGAGGCTACTAAATAGGataaaaacagtgaaagaaagaagagggtactaaatgcagaaaattatgGCTTTCAATTTCCCTCCAGCCCTTGTGGGGGTCTTCTCATTAGCTCTGCCTCCATGATGcacctagaatcatagaatcatagaatagttagggttggaaaggaccttaagatcatctagttccaaccccctgccatgggcagggacacctcacactaaaccatgccacccacggctctgttcagcctggccttgaacaccaccagggatggagcattcgcatcttccatgggcaacccattccagtgcctcaccaccctagcagtaaagaacttcttccttatatccaatctaaacttcccctgtttaagtttgaacccgttaccccttgtcctgtcactacagtccctaatgaatagtccttccccagcatccctgtaggcccccctcagatactggaaggctgctatgaggtctccacgcagccttctcttctccaggctgaacagccccaactttctcagcctgtcttcatatgggaggtgctccagtcccctgatcatcctcgtggccctcctctggacttgttccaacagttccatgtcctttttatgttgaggacaccagaactgaacacaatactccaagtgaggtctcacgagagcagagtagaggggcaggatcacctcctttgacctgctggtcatgctccttttgatgcagcccaggatacggttggctttctgggctgtgagtacacactgaagccggctcatgttcattttctcatcaaccaacacccccaagtccttctccacagggctgctcagaatctcttctttgcccaacctgtagctgtgaaaCAGTCGGGAAATCACAGTTTTTATGCAGACAACAGATGACTTTTCAAGGATATCTGGTAACTTTATAATACAAGTGTCATGCACTATGGGAAATACTTGACACAAACAGGAATATGCAGACATTCATGAGGAGTGCTTCTAACACCCTGAGTCTAGGGAGAACACTTTTTGAATAGAATTGTAACTGTCGGTATTTACCACGGAGGATATTGTACTGAGCAGGTGACCTTTTAGGTATCTTAGAATAactataatttttaatttagaataatTTACCCAGTGATGCCTGAAAGCATTTTATATCAGACACAGCATTAAACTTCTGAGactgtgttaattttctttttgtgatcTTATATAGTTGATTTAGAGGAATTGGACTTTTTTTAACAGAGACATGGTAAGGCTTGAAGAAAACTAccctttatttgcttttctgagggTTCACACCAAACACCTAGTCTGCTGGGTTTTATTACTAGCCTTACAGAGGTGTATTTATCAAGAGTGTTAATTGCTGACAGATATCCAGGATGTTATCAGGAGAGATACTTGTATTACTTATTATTTACTATTAATCCCCCTTTTTATTCTAGAGCCTGATGACCATCTAACGGTAGCCCAGTCACTAAAGAAGGAATTTGATAACCCTGAAACTGCAGACCTGAGGTTTCTCGTGGATGGAAAATACATTCATGTTCATAAAGTTCTTCTCAAAATTAGGTAAGGCACAAACTCTATAGTTAAATATAAACTAATCTGGATAGTGTAGTGTACTGTGCTGAGTAACTACTGCTCA
This window encodes:
- the RCBTB2 gene encoding RCC1 and BTB domain-containing protein 2 isoform X1: MEDESPPSQGISVKVLEATLLSALKMLDVGKWPIFSLCSQEELKLIRQACVFGSAGNEVLYATENDEVFVLGMNCSGCLGTGDMQSTIEPRRLDSLCGKKIACLSYGSGPHVVLATEEGEVYTWGHNAYSQLGNGTTNHGFIPCQVSTNLVNKKVIEVACGSHHSMVLTSDGEVYTWGYNNSGQVGSGSTANQPIPRRVTSCLQNKIVVNIACGQMCSMAVVENGEVYVWGYNGNGQLGLGSSGNQPTPCRIAALQDIRVQRVACGYAHTLVLTDEGQIYAWGANSYGQLGTGNKSNQAYPTTVAVDKDRVIEIAACHSAHTSAAKTQSGQVYMWGQCRGQSVILPHLTHFACTDDVFACFATPAVMWRLLSVEPDDHLTVAQSLKKEFDNPETADLRFLVDGKYIHVHKVLLKIRCEHFRSILNNDDEIIEMSEFSYPVYRAFLEYLYTDNIRLPPEDAIGLLDLATLYRENRLKKLCQQTIKQGICEENAIALLSAAVKYEAQDLEEFCFRFCINHLTVVTQTQGFAEMDHDLLKNFISKASRVGAFRN
- the RCBTB2 gene encoding RCC1 and BTB domain-containing protein 2 isoform X2, whose translation is MLDVGKWPIFSLCSQEELKLIRQACVFGSAGNEVLYATENDEVFVLGMNCSGCLGTGDMQSTIEPRRLDSLCGKKIACLSYGSGPHVVLATEEGEVYTWGHNAYSQLGNGTTNHGFIPCQVSTNLVNKKVIEVACGSHHSMVLTSDGEVYTWGYNNSGQVGSGSTANQPIPRRVTSCLQNKIVVNIACGQMCSMAVVENGEVYVWGYNGNGQLGLGSSGNQPTPCRIAALQDIRVQRVACGYAHTLVLTDEGQIYAWGANSYGQLGTGNKSNQAYPTTVAVDKDRVIEIAACHSAHTSAAKTQSGQVYMWGQCRGQSVILPHLTHFACTDDVFACFATPAVMWRLLSVEPDDHLTVAQSLKKEFDNPETADLRFLVDGKYIHVHKVLLKIRCEHFRSILNNDDEIIEMSEFSYPVYRAFLEYLYTDNIRLPPEDAIGLLDLATLYRENRLKKLCQQTIKQGICEENAIALLSAAVKYEAQDLEEFCFRFCINHLTVVTQTQGFAEMDHDLLKNFISKASRVGAFRN